ATTATTCGTCGAATTCGAAAAATGGTTCGCCGGGCTCCCGTTGATCAGGAATATTTACCCGGCGATAAAAGAAGTGCTCCTTTTCATTACCACCCAGAAAGAGCTGGGTTTTAAAAAGGTGGTATTGATCGAATACCCGTCCAAGGGGCTTTATTCCATAGGTTTTTTGACCAACGACCAGTTTGAGATCGTCAATAAAGCGGCGGGCGGGGATATGGTGTCGGTGTTCATCTCCACGACCCCCG
This portion of the Candidatus Omnitrophota bacterium genome encodes:
- a CDS encoding DUF502 domain-containing protein, with translation MDKIKKYFITGIVLIIPVYLSIYLLASIFIFLDNLLGRFINVYLQSILGFSVFGLGFLVFLILIVLIGWLAKRFIAHRLFVEFEKWFAGLPLIRNIYPAIKEVLLFITTQKELGFKKVVLIEYPSKGLYSIGFLTNDQFEIVNKAAGGDMVSVFISTTP